The window GCGTCGTCATCGGAGGTCGAATCGGGCCGCGCCGCGTCGGTGGGCTCTATCAGGGGGAGGCGCTCGCGCACGACGTCGCCCACGGCCTGGAACACGTCGCCGTCGATCGTCGCGAGAGCCCGGGCGGCGAGGTCGGCGCGCGCGGGGGCAGCGACCGGGGTCTGGGTCGTCACGGCGTCGGCGAGGGCATGGGCTGCCGCAGCCGGGAGCGCGTCCAGTGCGCGGCTGATGGCCGCGGGCTCGAGGAACGCCTCGGCGGCGTCGTAGAGGTCACGCCACGTCGCCGTCGGCGAGACGCCGCGCACGGAGAGCAGCTTCGCCAGCTCCGCGTCGTCGCGCTCGGACAGAGTGGACGCGAGCGCGCGCTGATCGGATGCGGGAGGCATGCTCAGCGACCCTTGTTGGCCCGAGCCCTTCTGACGAAGCTCATCACCAGCACAACGATGATCAGCACGAAGGCGAGGGGGAGCCCGAAGCTCGGAAGCAGGATGACCGTGGGCCAGATGCCCGCCGAGTAGTCGGTGACGCCGGCGGGGCGCGATATGAGCACCGCGAAGAAGCAGCCCACGGAAAGCACCAGCAGTCCGACGGACATGAACGCGAGGATGCGGTCGATGCGGCGGACCGGCATGTCGTCGCGGGCTGTGGGACTCATCCCGCTCAGCCTAGCGCCTGCCGGGCGTGTCGTAGGCTTGAGGAGGGGCTCGCCTGCCCCGACTCCAGAGTCCGTGCACGCACGGACTCCCGTTCTCCCAGCGAGGTTGTGCCCATGCCCACCGGCAAAGTCAGGTTCTACGACGAGGAGAAGGGGTTCGGCTTCATCACCACCGATGACGGCCAGGACGTCTTCCTCCACGCCACGGCGCTGCCCGAAGGCACCCCTGCCCTCAAGGCCGGCGCGCGGCTCGAGTTCGGCGTCGCCGACGGCAAGCGGGGCCTCCAGGCCCTCTCCGTGCGCGTGCTGGACACGCCCCCCAGCCTCGCGAAGCGCGCGCGCAAGCCCGCCGACGACATGGCGATCATCGTCGAAGACCTCGTGAAGCTGCTCGACGGCATCGGCGGCGACCTTCGCCGCGGCCGCTACCCGAGCGGGTCGCACTCCAAGAAGATCGCCGCGGTCCTGCGCAAGGTAGCCGATGACTTCGAAGCCTGAGCCGGTCGACGCCGAGCTGCTGGCGGCGCACGATCTCGCGATCGCGGCCCTCGGCGAGGTGACGCCCGTCTCCTCGATCGGCGCCCCGGCCGGATACACGCTCGAAGACGGAGGCGTCGTCTCCCTGCGCTTCGCCACGACCCTCCCCGGATACCCGGGGTGGTTCTGGACGGTCTCGCTCGCCCGTGTCGAGGGCGAAGCCCCCACGGTGCTCGAGGTCGAGCTGCTCCCCGGCGACGGCGCGCTCCTCGCGCCCGACTGGGTGCCGTGGGCCGAGCGTCTCGCCGACTACCAGGCCGCGCAGACGGCGCTCGCCGAAGCATCCGAGTCCGACGACGATGATGAAGACGAGTCCGACGACGAGTTCGAAGACGACGAAGAAGACGATGATGACGACGACGACGAGGGCGTGAGCCGCACCCACGGCGGCGACATCGACGGTGTCGAGATCGACGAGCTCGACGACGCGACGGCGGAGGACGACGACTCCGACGGGGAGGACTCCGACGAGGACGAGGACGAGGAGTACTTCGACCGGTCGGAGCCCGCGTCCGACGAGCGCTGAGCTCCAGCCCGGGCCCAGCACTGGGGGGTTGATCGCCGTCTACCTCCGTGCTTGTTTCGAGCGGGGGTTTGGACGGCTTTCACCTTCCCGTGCGCCGCAACTGTCACGAGGGCGTTTTCGGTTCCGGAAGTCGGTGTCCGCGCGCGGCCCCTTGAGCGGGCTGATCAGCGGGCGTGCTATACGCGAGTCACGGCGCGGTAGCTGCCTCCCGGTCGATGCCAGCAGCTGGCAGCTCCTCCGATCGCCTTATACAACCGAGTGCGCACAACGATCCTCTATCGGGGCGCTACGGCACTACCGCGATTCGGTGCCGCTGGTTAGCGACCGAATTTAGTCGCGCCCGAGACTTTCTTCCCCGTCGTCGAGGACGGCTTCACGACGGTCGACTTCGTGACCTTCGAGCCGTTCACGCTGCGTAGTACGCCATATCCGCCGGAGGTCTTGACGACCTGCCAGCTTCCCGACTTTGCTGCCATAGCCACAGTGTACGACTCTCCACCCTCACGGCGCCGTTCATTCTGCGTCAACGGGCTCCGGGGTGTCCTGGTCCTGGCCGACCTCGAACGGGATTGACATGAGCTCGGCCGTCAGCTCGGTGAGTGCGACGTCGCCGTCATCGAACGAGTTCGCCTTCGGCGCATCGAGGGAGACCATTCCGTAGACGCCGTTTGCGGTCCAGATCGGCACGGAGATAAACGTCTTGTAGCCAGACCCTGTCCCTTCGTAACCAGCCGGCTTTACCTTGTCGAGGTTTGGGTAGGAAGCCGTTGTCTTGGCGTCGAGGAAGTCCAACGCGGCGTCGCCGCGGGGCGTATCCGCCTCGAAGGGTCGCGGTCTCTCCCCGCGGCCACCGTGGCCGATCGACTCCATACGGGTCGGGTCGGAGTAGAGGAGGTACACCACGGCCCGCGGTCGGTGCACCCGCCCGCCGACCATCCCGGCCAGAGCCTCAGCAGCCACGTTCGCGACCATCTTGAGGTAACCGTGCCGCTCTTCGAGCGGCTGCAGCGCCATGTCGGCCGTGGTGGATGCGAAGCGCATAAACACATCTCGGAGCTTGATGAGCTGCTCCCGTCTTGCAGTCGCCACGGCCTCCTGCCGCGCATCGGCGGCACCGTCGACCTCCGAGTTCGCGGCCTCGAGCTCCGTCCGGAGTTCCTCGTTCGTGCGCTCCAGGGCACCCTTTTTCCGGGACTCTCTAACCTTCGCGATGACAGCGAAAAGGACCGCTAACACCGCGCAGACTGCGGCCGCCGCGAACCATCCGAAGGCCTCCGTCGCCCAGAACGGCGGGGGCGGAGCGTCGTCCAGCATTTCTACGGGCGGGACAGCGCGGCCGACGGCGAGGAATTGGGCGAAACCGGCGGCGCCGAGGATAGGTATGGCGGTCCCGAAGAT is drawn from Microbacterium hatanonis and contains these coding sequences:
- a CDS encoding multidrug ABC transporter ATPase codes for the protein MSPTARDDMPVRRIDRILAFMSVGLLVLSVGCFFAVLISRPAGVTDYSAGIWPTVILLPSFGLPLAFVLIIVVLVMSFVRRARANKGR
- a CDS encoding cold-shock protein, producing the protein MPTGKVRFYDEEKGFGFITTDDGQDVFLHATALPEGTPALKAGARLEFGVADGKRGLQALSVRVLDTPPSLAKRARKPADDMAIIVEDLVKLLDGIGGDLRRGRYPSGSHSKKIAAVLRKVADDFEA
- a CDS encoding GAF domain-containing protein, which translates into the protein MVEEKKKSPGDAFWVIFGTAIPILGAAGFAQFLAVGRAVPPVEMLDDAPPPPFWATEAFGWFAAAAVCAVLAVLFAVIAKVRESRKKGALERTNEELRTELEAANSEVDGAADARQEAVATARREQLIKLRDVFMRFASTTADMALQPLEERHGYLKMVANVAAEALAGMVGGRVHRPRAVVYLLYSDPTRMESIGHGGRGERPRPFEADTPRGDAALDFLDAKTTASYPNLDKVKPAGYEGTGSGYKTFISVPIWTANGVYGMVSLDAPKANSFDDGDVALTELTAELMSIPFEVGQDQDTPEPVDAE
- a CDS encoding DUF3027 domain-containing protein, which gives rise to MTSKPEPVDAELLAAHDLAIAALGEVTPVSSIGAPAGYTLEDGGVVSLRFATTLPGYPGWFWTVSLARVEGEAPTVLEVELLPGDGALLAPDWVPWAERLADYQAAQTALAEASESDDDDEDESDDEFEDDEEDDDDDDDEGVSRTHGGDIDGVEIDELDDATAEDDDSDGEDSDEDEDEEYFDRSEPASDER